The following coding sequences are from one Paenibacillus stellifer window:
- the nusA gene encoding transcription termination factor NusA has product MSMDFIEAMNELEREKGISKDVLFEAIEAALISSYKRNFNAAQNVRVDMNRNTGVIKVYARKLIVEEVLDPRTEISLPAAREINPHFQLEDVAELEVTPRDFGRIAAQTAKQVVTQRIREAERGLIYNAFIDKEEDIVTGIVQRQDLRNVYVDLGKIEAVLPLNELMPGEKFKHGERIKAYITKVENTTKGPQILLSRTHPGLLKRLFELEVPEIFDGVVEIRSVAREAGFRSKIAVYSRNAEVDPVGSCVGPRGMRVQTIVTELRGEKIDIVRYSESVEEYVANALSPSKVLEVQVFEAEKMARVIVPDYQLSLAIGIKGQNARLAAKLTGWKIDIKSETQAEQEFGRPKTPSDEMHQDSVSID; this is encoded by the coding sequence ATGAGTATGGATTTTATCGAAGCTATGAATGAACTGGAGAGAGAGAAAGGCATCAGCAAAGATGTGCTGTTCGAGGCCATTGAGGCGGCGCTGATCTCCAGCTACAAACGAAATTTCAACGCCGCGCAGAACGTTCGTGTCGACATGAACCGCAATACCGGCGTTATCAAGGTGTATGCGCGCAAGCTGATTGTCGAAGAGGTGCTGGATCCGCGCACTGAGATTTCTCTTCCGGCGGCACGCGAAATCAACCCGCATTTTCAGCTGGAAGATGTGGCTGAGCTTGAGGTAACCCCGAGAGACTTCGGACGCATCGCTGCCCAGACCGCCAAGCAGGTTGTGACGCAGCGCATTCGCGAGGCGGAACGCGGCCTGATCTACAATGCTTTTATCGACAAGGAAGAAGATATCGTGACCGGTATCGTGCAGCGTCAGGATCTTCGCAATGTGTATGTCGATCTTGGCAAGATCGAAGCGGTTCTTCCGCTGAACGAATTGATGCCGGGTGAGAAATTCAAGCATGGCGAACGGATCAAGGCTTATATTACGAAGGTCGAGAACACGACCAAGGGTCCGCAAATTTTGCTGTCCCGCACGCATCCGGGCCTCCTGAAGCGCTTGTTCGAGCTTGAAGTTCCGGAAATTTTCGACGGTGTCGTAGAAATACGGTCCGTAGCCCGGGAAGCGGGCTTCCGCTCCAAGATCGCCGTCTATTCCCGCAATGCCGAAGTGGACCCGGTTGGCTCCTGCGTCGGTCCCCGCGGCATGCGCGTCCAGACGATCGTAACGGAGCTGCGCGGCGAGAAAATCGATATTGTGCGCTATTCGGAATCCGTCGAGGAATATGTGGCGAATGCGCTCAGCCCTTCCAAGGTTCTGGAGGTTCAAGTGTTCGAAGCCGAGAAGATGGCCCGCGTAATCGTGCCTGATTATCAGCTGTCGCTTGCCATCGGCATCAAAGGGCAGAACGCGCGTCTGGCGGCCAAGCTGACAGGCTGGAAGATCGACATCAAGAGCGAGACCCAGGCGGAGCAGGAATTCGGCAGACCCAAAACGCCAAGTGATGAAATGCATCAGGATTCCGTCTCCATCGACTAA
- a CDS encoding YlxQ family RNA-binding protein, translating to MSRALSNLGLAMRAGKVVTGEESVLKAVRSAEAKLVLLAGDASDNTQKKFRDKCGTYNIPLVIEFNRDLLGASIGKDGRVVLAVTDKGFAEMISKQLGDNVGGGMID from the coding sequence ATGAGTAGGGCGTTGTCCAATCTCGGTCTCGCGATGCGGGCCGGGAAAGTGGTGACCGGCGAAGAAAGTGTGCTGAAAGCGGTCCGTTCGGCGGAAGCGAAGCTGGTTCTCCTGGCGGGAGACGCTTCGGATAATACTCAGAAGAAATTCCGCGACAAATGCGGGACCTACAATATTCCGCTCGTGATCGAATTTAACCGGGATTTGCTTGGAGCCTCAATCGGGAAAGACGGACGCGTCGTACTGGCGGTCACGGATAAAGGATTCGCGGAAATGATCTCCAAGCAGCTCGGAGACAATGTCGGAGGTGGAATGATTGACTAA
- the infB gene encoding translation initiation factor IF-2: MSSKEIITILKRLNVPVNNHMSVMENDAVSKVEQFFKDIKSNAAAKRENAGGGRPVQQAATATADAPANNKNQTEKQVGMNKPNQNQSTMSSRPQSGQDSRRNQSGSVQQRPQGQGGAQRQSGGRPQGQGGAPRQGEGRPQGQGGAPRQGEGRPQGQGGAPRPSSGNRPQGQGGAPRQGENRPQGQGGGQRQGGFGGGGNRPQGQGSAPRSGESRSQQGGDFNRGGDRNKNRSGGGGGQKRFEDGKNGGFRNNGRGGKNQRGKYQQQTERREKIDNTPKKIIVRGNMTVGETAKLLHKDASEVIKKLILMGVMATINQELDIDTIQLLAGEFGVEVEVKIPVEEDRFETVEENDAPEDLKARPPVVTIMGHVDHGKTTLLDAIRSTNVTSGEAGGITQHIGAYQVEINHKKITFLDTPGHEAFTAMRARGAQVTDMTIIVVAADDGVMPQTVEAINHAKAAGLPIIVAVNKIDKPGADPDRVKQELTNYELVPEEWGGDTIFVNVSAKQRIGLEDLLEMILLVAEVNEYKANPDKRARGTVIEAELDKSRGPVARILVQNGTLKVGDAFVAGNCFGRVRVMVNDKGRRLKEAGPSTPIEITGLTEVPQAGDPFMVFEDERKARQIADKRAITQRQSELNTNSRVTLDDLFKHIKEGEIKDLNVIIKGDVQGSVEALKSSLAKIEVEGVRVKIIHSGAGAITESDITLAAASNAIVIGFNVRPDAQTKAAAEQEKVDVRLHNIIYNVIEEIEQAMKGMLEPVYKESVIGHAEVRNVFKISKVGAVAGCMVTDGKIARNAETRVIRSGIVVFEGKIDSLKRFKDDAKEVAQGYECGITLERYNDVQEGDVIEAFIMETVER, encoded by the coding sequence ATGAGCAGCAAGGAAATTATTACAATCCTGAAACGACTGAACGTTCCGGTGAATAATCATATGAGCGTCATGGAGAATGACGCCGTATCGAAGGTGGAGCAGTTCTTTAAGGATATTAAGAGCAATGCGGCGGCGAAACGGGAGAACGCCGGCGGAGGCCGTCCGGTCCAGCAAGCGGCAACCGCAACTGCAGATGCTCCAGCCAATAACAAAAATCAAACAGAAAAGCAGGTAGGTATGAACAAACCAAACCAAAACCAATCGACCATGTCGTCCAGACCTCAAAGCGGGCAGGATTCCCGCAGAAATCAATCAGGCTCCGTTCAGCAGCGTCCGCAGGGACAAGGCGGAGCACAGCGCCAGAGTGGCGGCCGTCCGCAAGGACAAGGCGGAGCGCCTCGTCAGGGCGAAGGCCGTCCGCAGGGACAAGGCGGCGCTCCCCGCCAGGGTGAAGGCCGTCCGCAGGGACAAGGCGGCGCGCCTCGTCCGAGCAGCGGCAACCGTCCGCAAGGACAAGGCGGAGCGCCGCGCCAGGGCGAAAACCGTCCGCAGGGACAGGGCGGAGGCCAGCGCCAAGGCGGCTTTGGCGGCGGCGGAAATCGCCCGCAGGGACAAGGCAGCGCACCGCGTTCCGGTGAAAGCCGTTCCCAGCAGGGCGGGGACTTCAACCGCGGCGGCGACCGGAACAAGAACCGTTCCGGCGGCGGTGGCGGCCAGAAGCGCTTTGAAGACGGCAAGAACGGCGGCTTCCGGAATAACGGACGCGGCGGCAAGAACCAGCGCGGCAAGTACCAGCAGCAGACGGAACGCCGCGAGAAGATCGACAATACGCCGAAGAAGATTATTGTTCGCGGCAACATGACGGTCGGCGAGACCGCCAAGCTGCTGCATAAGGATGCTTCCGAGGTTATCAAGAAGCTCATTCTGATGGGCGTAATGGCTACCATCAACCAGGAGCTCGATATCGACACCATTCAACTGCTCGCCGGCGAGTTCGGCGTTGAAGTCGAAGTGAAGATTCCGGTAGAGGAAGACCGCTTCGAGACGGTCGAGGAGAATGACGCTCCGGAAGATCTGAAGGCCCGTCCTCCTGTTGTAACCATCATGGGTCACGTCGACCATGGTAAAACAACCCTGCTCGACGCCATCCGTTCCACGAACGTGACAAGCGGTGAAGCAGGCGGTATCACCCAGCATATCGGCGCTTACCAGGTCGAAATCAACCATAAGAAAATTACGTTCCTCGATACTCCGGGTCACGAAGCCTTTACGGCAATGCGCGCACGCGGAGCACAGGTTACTGATATGACCATTATCGTTGTAGCGGCCGACGACGGCGTTATGCCGCAGACGGTTGAAGCGATCAACCACGCCAAAGCCGCTGGACTTCCCATTATCGTAGCGGTCAACAAGATCGACAAGCCGGGTGCAGACCCTGACCGTGTGAAGCAGGAGCTCACCAATTATGAGCTGGTGCCGGAAGAGTGGGGCGGCGACACGATCTTCGTTAATGTGTCGGCCAAACAGCGCATCGGTCTTGAAGACCTGCTCGAAATGATCCTGCTCGTGGCAGAGGTCAACGAATACAAGGCGAATCCGGACAAACGGGCTCGCGGTACTGTTATCGAAGCCGAGCTGGATAAGAGTCGCGGACCTGTTGCCCGCATTCTCGTGCAGAACGGTACACTGAAGGTAGGCGACGCCTTCGTTGCAGGGAACTGCTTCGGACGTGTCCGCGTCATGGTGAACGACAAGGGACGCAGACTGAAGGAAGCCGGACCATCCACTCCGATCGAAATTACGGGTCTTACGGAAGTGCCGCAAGCCGGCGATCCGTTCATGGTGTTCGAAGACGAGCGGAAGGCGCGTCAAATCGCCGACAAGCGTGCGATCACGCAGCGTCAGTCCGAGCTTAACACGAACAGCCGCGTAACGCTGGATGATCTGTTCAAGCATATTAAAGAGGGCGAAATCAAAGACCTTAACGTTATCATCAAGGGTGACGTGCAGGGTTCGGTCGAAGCACTCAAGAGCTCGCTTGCCAAGATTGAAGTGGAAGGCGTGCGCGTCAAGATCATTCATAGCGGTGCCGGCGCAATCACTGAATCCGACATTACACTGGCTGCCGCTTCCAATGCCATCGTGATCGGCTTCAACGTCCGTCCTGACGCCCAGACGAAGGCTGCCGCCGAGCAGGAGAAGGTCGACGTTCGTCTGCACAACATCATCTACAATGTCATCGAGGAGATCGAGCAAGCCATGAAGGGCATGCTGGAGCCGGTGTACAAGGAGAGCGTTATCGGACACGCCGAAGTGCGCAACGTCTTCAAGATCAGCAAGGTGGGCGCTGTTGCCGGTTGTATGGTTACGGACGGCAAAATCGCGCGGAATGCCGAGACACGCGTTATCCGCAGCGGCATCGTCGTGTTCGAGGGCAAGATCGACTCCCTGAAACGCTTCAAGGATGATGCCAAGGAAGTAGCGCAGGGTTATGAATGCGGCATTACATTGGAACGCTATAATGACGTCCAAGAAGGCGACGTCATCGAAGCGTTCATCATGGAAACCGTGGAGCGCTAA
- the rbfA gene encoding 30S ribosome-binding factor RbfA — protein sequence MSKIRAGRVGEQIKKELSRLIQGELKDPRVGFVTVTGVDVTNDLSQAKVYLSVFGDDEQKNASLKAIEKANGFLRTELGKAIRLRHTPELIFKFDESVAYGSRIEKLLGDIGKPDESKE from the coding sequence ATGTCCAAAATTAGAGCCGGACGCGTCGGCGAACAAATCAAGAAGGAACTGAGCCGGCTGATTCAGGGCGAGCTCAAAGATCCGCGAGTTGGCTTCGTCACCGTAACAGGTGTCGATGTCACGAACGATCTCTCCCAGGCCAAGGTTTACTTGAGTGTCTTCGGAGACGACGAGCAGAAGAACGCTTCGCTTAAAGCGATCGAGAAGGCGAACGGCTTTCTCCGCACGGAGCTTGGCAAGGCGATCCGCCTCCGGCATACGCCGGAGCTGATCTTCAAGTTTGACGAGTCCGTCGCATATGGCAGCCGGATTGAGAAGCTGCTGGGCGATATCGGCAAACCGGATGAAAGTAAGGAATAA
- the rnpM gene encoding RNase P modulator RnpM, which yields MKQKKVPLRKCVASQEMMPKKELIRIVRTPDGEVLIDLTGKKSGRGAYICGKLECFKLAQKTKALDRALKVPVSQEIYEQLARDFVSVEEQFLAAKEAAGDDE from the coding sequence ATGAAACAGAAAAAAGTGCCGCTGCGCAAATGCGTCGCTAGTCAGGAAATGATGCCGAAGAAAGAGCTGATCCGAATCGTTAGAACGCCGGATGGAGAAGTGCTTATCGATCTGACCGGCAAGAAATCAGGCCGCGGAGCTTATATTTGCGGTAAGCTGGAATGCTTCAAGCTTGCACAGAAGACCAAGGCGCTGGACCGGGCGCTGAAGGTTCCTGTAAGCCAGGAAATCTATGAACAGCTGGCTCGGGATTTCGTATCTGTGGAGGAGCAGTTCTTAGCCGCCAAGGAAGCTGCTGGTGACGATGAGTAG
- a CDS encoding PolC-type DNA polymerase III has product MAFSEEKRKRFELLMKQGDVPPALVDPYFLDGYIERVEISRGNRDWMIVVAKQSLVPAQAYRTFCVRMRERLQHIAKVGFLFLYEEQVSRSDIVQEYWGLFLEWVHREIPSVNGWLTRSTQEIQGENLLLKMRDQMSLDLAKKKGIDGAIVKFYEKYFGLHLNVKVLLEAKENKAEEFEEFQQKLQQEQREFIEQMMTAMEAEVPGGDSGDEEAVPLQIGYDIKEQPVPIIEIQDEEKKIAVQGTIFGLDSKELRNGSTLFTYNLTDFTDSLQIKMFAKTKDDLKIMSQLANGKWVRARGRVEYDRFMQTPELVMIPSDLSEVVAPPARKDNAANKRVEFHLHTTMSTMDAVSPVDAYIKTAAKWGHPAIAVTDHGGVQCYPDAAKAAKKNGIKMLYGVEANVVNDAVNVVENPLPISLKDATYIVFDIETTGLSITRNNITELAAVKMQGGQEIDRYSTFVNPHEKIPYHIQQLTNITDEMVKDAPDLEPVLGEFVEFIGDGVLVAHNARFDMGFIQASLLKYGRKELPNPFLDTLELARLLHPTMKNHRLNTLADKYKVLLESHHRAVDDTVALGGILNGLLADAEKLKNLTMLDRLNDYVGTDLSNTRPFHCGIYALNATGKKNLYKLISMSHTEYFKRVPCIPKSKLTELRDGLLVISGCERGEFFETVLNKTVEEAIEVAEFYDVLEIQPLTMYMHLVDKGFVASPEELRDVVRRICEIGEKLNKPVIATGNVHYLEPRDKLFRDITIHGITGFSPLKDQRKPDAHFRTTEEMLEEFAFLGTEKAMEVVVTNTVELAERFEEYPLFPSELFTPNIEGADEEIRETCYRTAREIYGEELPEVVTARLEKELAPIIKYGFSANYLISERLVKKSNRDGYLVGSRGSVGSSVVAMFLGISEVNPLPAHYICRNSECRHSEWFLDGSVPSGFDLPDKLCPDCGQPMKGEGQDIPFETFLGFKGDKVPDIDLNFSGEYQPEAHNFTKVMFGEKSVFRAGTIGTVAEKTAYGFAKKYEEDHHKRWRGAELQRLAAGCTGVKRSTGQHPGGIVVVPDYMEVEDITPVQYPADDVNAEWKTTHFDYHAFDSNLLKLDILGHDDPTMMRMLQDLTGIDPTTIPMNDPKVMSMFNSTESLRVTPEQIRTPVATYGVPEMGTKFVRQMLIESKPSSFADLLQISGLSHGTGVWLGNAQELIKNGTCNIKTVIGCRDDIMLYLIYKAGMDAGLAFKITESVRKGKGLTPEWIEEMKKCKVPAWYIDSCLKIQYMFPKAHAAAYVISAVRTAYFKLYHPIEYYATYFSVRAADFDIELCCQGYDAILKAIIEIEGKGFQALPKEKALLPILEMALEMTARGFTFKTLDLYRSDATKFTVDGDSLIPPFSALAGIGENAAKNIAAAKDAGEFLSIEDFQQKSKASKTIVELLTNMGCFRGLPESNQLSLF; this is encoded by the coding sequence CCGATATTGTTCAAGAATACTGGGGTCTGTTCCTGGAATGGGTTCACCGCGAGATTCCTTCGGTCAACGGCTGGCTGACCCGGTCTACTCAGGAGATTCAAGGCGAGAACCTGCTTCTGAAGATGAGGGACCAGATGTCGCTGGACTTGGCGAAGAAGAAGGGCATCGACGGTGCGATCGTCAAATTCTATGAGAAGTATTTCGGACTGCACTTGAATGTCAAAGTCCTGCTGGAAGCGAAGGAGAACAAGGCCGAAGAGTTTGAGGAATTCCAGCAGAAGCTTCAGCAGGAGCAGCGGGAATTTATCGAACAGATGATGACGGCGATGGAGGCCGAGGTGCCGGGAGGGGACAGCGGTGACGAGGAAGCCGTGCCGCTTCAGATTGGTTATGATATCAAGGAACAACCTGTCCCCATCATCGAAATCCAGGATGAAGAGAAGAAGATCGCCGTACAAGGAACGATATTCGGCTTGGACAGCAAGGAGCTGCGCAACGGCAGCACGCTGTTCACCTATAATTTGACCGACTTTACCGATTCGCTTCAGATAAAAATGTTCGCGAAGACCAAGGATGACCTGAAGATCATGAGCCAGCTGGCGAATGGCAAATGGGTCAGAGCCCGCGGGCGTGTGGAATACGACCGTTTCATGCAGACGCCAGAGCTTGTCATGATCCCATCGGATCTGTCCGAGGTGGTGGCTCCTCCTGCACGAAAGGACAATGCCGCCAACAAGCGGGTCGAATTCCACCTTCACACGACCATGAGCACAATGGACGCCGTTTCGCCGGTAGACGCTTATATCAAGACAGCCGCCAAGTGGGGCCATCCGGCGATTGCGGTTACCGATCACGGCGGGGTCCAATGCTATCCTGATGCCGCCAAGGCGGCCAAGAAGAACGGGATCAAGATGCTGTATGGCGTAGAGGCGAATGTGGTCAACGATGCGGTCAACGTCGTCGAGAATCCGCTGCCGATTTCGCTGAAGGATGCGACCTATATCGTATTCGATATCGAGACCACCGGTCTGTCGATTACCCGCAACAACATTACAGAGCTTGCAGCCGTGAAGATGCAGGGCGGTCAAGAGATCGACCGGTATTCAACTTTCGTCAATCCGCATGAGAAAATCCCGTATCATATTCAGCAGCTGACCAATATCACGGATGAAATGGTCAAGGATGCGCCCGATCTCGAGCCGGTCCTTGGCGAATTCGTCGAATTTATCGGTGACGGCGTCCTGGTCGCGCATAACGCACGGTTTGATATGGGTTTTATTCAGGCATCGCTGCTGAAGTACGGACGGAAGGAGCTGCCGAACCCGTTCCTCGATACCTTGGAGCTTGCCCGCCTGCTGCATCCGACGATGAAGAACCACCGTCTGAACACGCTGGCCGATAAGTACAAGGTGCTGCTCGAGAGCCATCACCGGGCGGTTGACGATACCGTTGCGCTCGGAGGCATCCTGAACGGGCTGCTGGCCGACGCCGAGAAGCTGAAAAACCTGACGATGCTGGACCGGCTGAATGATTATGTCGGCACCGATTTGTCCAACACCCGACCGTTCCACTGCGGGATTTATGCACTCAATGCAACAGGGAAGAAGAATTTGTACAAGCTGATTTCGATGTCGCATACGGAATACTTTAAACGTGTTCCCTGCATACCTAAATCGAAGCTGACGGAGCTGCGCGACGGACTGCTGGTCATCTCGGGATGCGAGCGCGGCGAATTCTTCGAGACTGTGCTGAACAAAACGGTTGAAGAGGCGATTGAAGTCGCCGAATTCTACGATGTGCTGGAAATCCAGCCTTTGACGATGTACATGCATCTGGTGGACAAAGGATTCGTGGCCAGCCCCGAGGAGCTGCGGGATGTCGTCAGACGGATTTGCGAGATCGGGGAGAAATTGAACAAGCCGGTAATCGCAACCGGGAACGTGCATTACCTGGAGCCGCGCGACAAGCTGTTCCGCGATATTACGATCCATGGCATCACCGGGTTCAGTCCGCTTAAGGACCAGCGCAAGCCGGACGCCCATTTCCGGACTACGGAGGAGATGCTGGAGGAGTTCGCGTTTCTCGGTACCGAGAAGGCAATGGAAGTCGTCGTCACGAACACGGTGGAGCTGGCCGAACGCTTCGAGGAGTACCCGCTCTTTCCGAGCGAATTGTTCACCCCGAACATCGAAGGGGCGGACGAAGAGATCCGCGAAACCTGTTACCGCACGGCGAGAGAGATTTACGGCGAGGAGCTGCCCGAGGTCGTCACTGCCCGATTGGAAAAAGAGCTGGCGCCGATCATCAAATACGGCTTCTCGGCGAACTATCTGATTTCCGAGCGGCTTGTCAAAAAGTCAAACCGCGACGGCTATCTCGTCGGTTCCCGGGGCTCCGTCGGTTCCTCCGTCGTCGCAATGTTCCTCGGCATCTCTGAGGTTAATCCGCTGCCGGCCCACTATATTTGCCGCAATTCCGAGTGCCGGCACAGCGAATGGTTTCTCGACGGCAGCGTGCCGAGCGGCTTTGACCTTCCGGACAAGCTGTGTCCGGACTGCGGACAGCCCATGAAGGGAGAGGGCCAGGATATCCCGTTCGAGACCTTCCTCGGCTTCAAGGGAGACAAGGTCCCCGATATTGACCTTAACTTCTCCGGCGAATACCAGCCGGAGGCGCATAATTTCACGAAGGTCATGTTCGGCGAGAAGAGCGTATTCCGTGCCGGCACAATCGGCACCGTCGCCGAGAAGACGGCATACGGGTTCGCGAAGAAATACGAGGAAGACCATCACAAGCGCTGGCGGGGCGCGGAGCTTCAGCGTCTCGCCGCCGGCTGCACGGGCGTCAAGCGAAGCACCGGACAGCATCCGGGCGGTATAGTCGTCGTTCCGGATTATATGGAGGTCGAGGACATCACCCCGGTGCAGTATCCGGCCGACGATGTCAACGCCGAGTGGAAGACAACCCATTTCGACTATCATGCATTTGACTCGAACCTCTTGAAGCTCGATATTCTGGGGCACGACGATCCGACCATGATGCGTATGCTTCAGGATTTGACGGGCATTGACCCGACGACCATTCCGATGAACGATCCTAAGGTCATGAGCATGTTCAACTCTACGGAATCGCTGCGCGTGACGCCGGAGCAAATCCGGACGCCGGTCGCCACCTACGGGGTGCCGGAAATGGGCACGAAGTTCGTTCGCCAGATGCTCATCGAATCGAAGCCGTCGAGCTTCGCTGACTTACTTCAGATTTCCGGTCTGTCCCACGGGACCGGGGTATGGCTCGGGAATGCCCAGGAGCTGATCAAGAACGGCACCTGCAACATCAAGACCGTAATCGGCTGCCGCGACGACATCATGCTCTATCTGATTTACAAAGCTGGTATGGACGCGGGCCTGGCCTTCAAGATTACCGAGAGCGTTCGTAAGGGCAAGGGGCTTACGCCGGAATGGATTGAGGAAATGAAGAAATGCAAGGTTCCGGCCTGGTACATTGATTCCTGCCTCAAGATCCAGTACATGTTCCCGAAGGCGCATGCCGCAGCTTACGTAATATCCGCTGTACGGACCGCTTACTTCAAGCTCTACCATCCGATCGAGTATTATGCGACCTACTTCTCCGTTCGGGCGGCTGATTTCGACATCGAGCTGTGCTGCCAGGGCTACGATGCCATTCTGAAGGCGATCATCGAAATCGAAGGCAAGGGATTCCAGGCTCTGCCGAAGGAGAAGGCGCTGCTTCCGATTCTTGAGATGGCGCTGGAAATGACGGCGCGGGGCTTTACCTTCAAGACCCTTGACCTGTACCGGTCGGATGCAACCAAGTTTACGGTTGACGGAGACAGCCTGATCCCTCCTTTCTCCGCTTTGGCGGGAATTGGCGAGAACGCCGCCAAGAACATCGCGGCTGCTAAGGATGCGGGTGAGTTCCTGTCAATTGAGGACTTCCAGCAGAAGTCCAAAGCGAGCAAGACGATTGTCGAACTCCTGACCAATATGGGCTGCTTCCGCGGACTTCCGGAGAGCAATCAGCTGTCCCTGTTCTAG
- the rimP gene encoding ribosome maturation factor RimP, giving the protein MSASKIKDTVETMLKPYLDENGFELVDVEYVKEGSNFFLRVFVDKDGGIDIDDCGVISEYLSTKLDENDPIPGAYFLEVSSPGAERPLKKAEEVSKAVGKDVFVTTYEPIGGLKEFEGRLLSFEDGEMLISAGKKQHVVPYAKVASARLAIIF; this is encoded by the coding sequence TTGAGCGCATCCAAAATCAAGGACACTGTTGAAACGATGCTGAAACCCTATCTGGACGAGAATGGATTCGAACTGGTGGATGTGGAATATGTGAAGGAAGGCTCCAATTTCTTCCTGCGCGTATTCGTGGACAAGGACGGCGGCATCGATATCGACGACTGCGGAGTTATCAGCGAGTACCTCAGCACAAAGCTTGACGAGAACGACCCGATCCCGGGAGCCTATTTCCTGGAAGTATCCTCTCCGGGGGCCGAGCGTCCGCTTAAGAAGGCGGAGGAAGTATCCAAGGCTGTCGGTAAGGACGTGTTCGTCACGACTTACGAGCCGATCGGTGGCCTGAAGGAATTTGAAGGCCGGCTGCTTTCGTTTGAAGACGGGGAAATGCTCATCTCTGCAGGCAAAAAACAGCATGTCGTTCCGTACGCCAAAGTCGCCAGCGCGAGATTGGCCATTATTTTCTAA